A DNA window from Sphingopyxis macrogoltabida contains the following coding sequences:
- a CDS encoding ParB/RepB/Spo0J family partition protein has translation MIKTIPLTKLVQSPRNVRRHGDPVADSELKASIAAHGLLQNLIVRPAARGKFEVEAGERRRCALLALAEEKVLPKGYEVTCLVLEDDAEIAVETSLAENFHRLAMNPADEAQAFAALIDAGASTEDVARRFGLTVRFVEGRLRLAILAPVVFDALASGEITLDLAKAFGATSDQEIQARVYEQASSGYYAPSVDSIRRMVLSGTVRGSDARARLVGREAYIAAGGRIERELFDDDDSESWVDVALLETLAVQEMEKRAKALAAEQGLAWVKPTLDAYASHDLVEGLIRLPAEPAPLTDAELARLDELDASYDEHAAILEDEDSAEEAIAAAEATIEAIERECQDIRAKPPELAPELKADAGMILVLSRDGTPVLQPVFYGERDIEVVGDEDVVEVVASVGSDGKRRAALSKRLVDELAMQRRDVLALHVASDPGLSLDIMVFTLADADTHDWRSRAATTLRGGVPAGPIVGFEAKDAPASASLADLRSGLDESWRSGEDASSRFKMFRALADESRAAWLGFVVARTLEASLNMAGERQITFQDHLGSTIGIDMAQWWRPTAANYFDRVSKQVILDALTDVGGLELSSRFASVKKGDLAMSAERVFAGTYITEVEVRERALAWVPEVMRFADQPEIPADNEAQSPDADFVANDDNQPPSELAA, from the coding sequence ATGATCAAGACGATCCCGCTGACCAAGTTGGTCCAGTCCCCTCGCAATGTACGCCGTCACGGCGACCCAGTCGCAGATTCCGAACTGAAAGCGAGCATTGCAGCCCATGGGTTGTTGCAGAACCTCATTGTTCGGCCTGCGGCTCGTGGCAAATTCGAGGTCGAAGCCGGAGAGCGCCGCCGGTGCGCCTTGCTGGCGCTTGCCGAGGAGAAAGTCCTGCCGAAGGGCTACGAGGTTACCTGCCTCGTGCTTGAGGACGATGCGGAAATCGCAGTCGAAACGAGCCTGGCCGAAAACTTCCATCGCCTCGCGATGAACCCAGCCGATGAAGCGCAGGCTTTCGCTGCCCTTATTGATGCTGGTGCCTCGACGGAAGATGTCGCGCGCCGCTTCGGGCTGACGGTCCGCTTCGTCGAAGGCCGTCTGCGTCTCGCGATTCTCGCGCCTGTCGTCTTCGATGCTCTGGCATCCGGTGAAATCACTCTCGATCTCGCCAAAGCTTTCGGCGCGACCTCCGATCAAGAAATTCAGGCTCGCGTCTATGAGCAAGCGTCTTCGGGCTATTATGCGCCCAGCGTCGACAGTATCCGACGCATGGTGCTCTCCGGCACGGTTCGCGGCAGCGATGCTCGGGCCCGTCTTGTCGGTCGCGAAGCCTATATCGCTGCAGGTGGCCGGATCGAACGCGAACTCTTCGACGACGATGACAGCGAGTCCTGGGTCGATGTCGCGCTTCTCGAAACGCTCGCCGTGCAAGAGATGGAGAAGCGCGCCAAGGCGCTCGCAGCAGAGCAGGGTCTTGCCTGGGTCAAGCCGACGCTTGACGCCTATGCCAGTCACGATCTCGTCGAAGGCCTCATTCGACTTCCAGCCGAGCCGGCTCCGTTGACTGACGCCGAACTGGCCCGCCTTGATGAGCTCGATGCCTCGTACGACGAGCATGCTGCCATTCTTGAAGACGAAGACAGCGCCGAAGAAGCAATTGCTGCGGCCGAGGCGACGATCGAAGCGATCGAGCGCGAATGCCAGGACATTCGGGCAAAGCCCCCGGAGCTGGCACCCGAACTGAAGGCCGATGCCGGAATGATCCTCGTTCTCTCGCGCGACGGCACACCGGTTCTCCAGCCGGTGTTCTATGGCGAGCGCGACATCGAAGTCGTTGGTGACGAAGATGTCGTCGAAGTCGTTGCGAGTGTCGGCAGTGATGGCAAACGCCGTGCAGCGCTTTCCAAGCGCCTGGTCGACGAACTTGCGATGCAACGTCGTGACGTGCTCGCGCTCCACGTAGCCTCGGATCCCGGCCTTTCGCTTGACATCATGGTCTTCACCCTCGCGGATGCCGACACCCACGACTGGCGGTCGCGCGCGGCCACGACCCTGCGTGGCGGCGTCCCTGCGGGTCCGATTGTCGGGTTCGAAGCGAAGGATGCGCCGGCAAGCGCATCCCTTGCGGACCTGCGCTCTGGTCTCGATGAGAGCTGGCGATCTGGCGAGGACGCTTCGTCGCGCTTCAAGATGTTTCGGGCACTCGCTGATGAAAGCCGCGCAGCATGGCTCGGCTTCGTCGTCGCTCGCACGCTCGAGGCGAGCCTCAACATGGCAGGCGAACGTCAGATCACGTTCCAGGATCATCTGGGCAGCACGATCGGCATCGACATGGCGCAATGGTGGCGTCCGACCGCGGCAAACTACTTCGACCGCGTCTCGAAGCAGGTCATCCTTGATGCGCTCACCGATGTTGGCGGTTTGGAACTGTCCTCACGCTTTGCATCGGTGAAAAAGGGCGATCTTGCGATGAGCGCCGAGCGCGTCTTCGCGGGGACCTACATCACCGAGGTCGAAGTTCGGGAAAGGGCGCTCGCCTGGGTGCCCGAAGTCATGCGCTTTGCCGATCAGCCGGAAATTCCTGCCGATAACGAAGCGCAAAGCCCCGACGCGGATTTCGTCGCCAACGACGACAATCAGCCCCCGAGCGAGCTGGCCGCCTGA
- a CDS encoding RES family NAD+ phosphorylase: protein MIDPKAIPVAQVEWEDAVRIIRSAFPPIDLFEDIADPADWPLLISAEQKTNPRIMATIGNLDLVPADRRVGGNGASYLMAPFTHVSTDRPSRFTDGTYGVLYAGDAFETALFETIHHHVRFMARTSEAPGWTSQFREIILSVSANLHDLRSLAAGDPALDPDNYAASQALAVELKGGGAEGLVYPSIRHPGGECVGLFYPDCASDPTQGRHLDYHWDGMGVDLVRDAGTGAVFRVVGSA from the coding sequence GTGATTGATCCCAAGGCGATTCCGGTTGCCCAGGTCGAGTGGGAAGACGCTGTACGGATTATCCGCAGTGCCTTTCCACCGATCGACCTGTTCGAAGACATCGCAGACCCTGCAGATTGGCCGCTGCTGATCTCCGCCGAGCAAAAAACAAATCCCCGCATTATGGCGACGATCGGCAATCTCGATCTGGTACCTGCTGACCGCCGGGTAGGGGGCAACGGCGCATCCTATCTGATGGCCCCGTTCACGCATGTCAGCACTGACCGACCAAGTCGATTCACCGATGGGACCTACGGCGTCTTATACGCGGGGGATGCATTTGAAACTGCGCTGTTCGAGACAATCCATCATCATGTCCGCTTCATGGCTCGCACTTCCGAAGCGCCAGGTTGGACCTCGCAGTTCCGTGAGATCATCCTTTCGGTAAGCGCCAATCTTCACGATCTCAGGAGCCTTGCCGCAGGCGATCCCGCACTTGATCCCGACAACTATGCTGCATCGCAAGCCCTCGCTGTTGAGCTTAAAGGGGGCGGGGCCGAAGGTCTTGTCTATCCGAGCATCCGGCATCCGGGTGGTGAATGTGTCGGCTTGTTCTACCCGGACTGTGCATCCGACCCCACTCAGGGACGTCACCTCGACTACCACTGGGACGGAATGGGTGTCGATCTGGTTCGAGATGCGGGTACAGGGGCAGTGTTTCGGGTGGTCGGTTCTGCTTGA
- a CDS encoding MbcA/ParS/Xre antitoxin family protein, whose protein sequence is MLALQPIDTVPHAFRPDPVTQEEAAAMFRAVLNLFGKWELTDEQAATLLDMPVRSYRRWKAEGAGRVSRDGAARLSNLMGIHKALRIIFSEAQRGYAWIKAGNAAFAGASALDVMLGGELTDIMRVRRYLDAERGAW, encoded by the coding sequence ATGCTGGCTCTGCAACCAATTGATACCGTCCCCCACGCCTTCCGGCCCGATCCTGTAACCCAAGAGGAAGCAGCGGCGATGTTCCGCGCCGTGCTGAACCTGTTTGGGAAATGGGAACTAACCGACGAACAAGCCGCGACTTTGCTCGACATGCCGGTTCGCTCCTATCGGCGGTGGAAGGCTGAGGGTGCAGGCCGTGTCTCGCGCGATGGCGCGGCGCGGCTCTCCAACCTGATGGGTATCCACAAGGCGCTGAGGATCATCTTTTCAGAAGCCCAGCGTGGCTACGCCTGGATTAAGGCAGGTAACGCCGCCTTTGCCGGAGCGAGTGCGCTCGATGTCATGCTTGGCGGCGAACTGACCGATATCATGCGGGTGCGTCGCTATCTTGATGCCGAACGTGGTGCCTGGTGA
- a CDS encoding strawberry notch C-terminal domain-containing protein, with translation MSDENGAPVLCRSALAARDRMIEQLCALPPIATALDAIIERFGVDQVAEVTGRTRRLIVGRDGRQVLQSRSPRANVAETRDFMDGTKRILVFSDAGGTGRSYHADLAAKNQMRRVHFLLEPGWRADAAIQGLGRTNRTNQASAPLFRPVTTDVRGERRFISTIARRLDSLGALTRGQRQTGGQNLFDPADNLESTYAKEALHRWFGLLFAGKLEAVTLSRFEELSGLRVEGPDGGMVDDLPTIQRWLNRILALPIALQNGVFDEFLGLVEARIDAARQAGTLDIGVETIPVEHYEVLTDTLLRTDALSGATTHLLELEIARALKPLRLERLEDLYGFSRARQQLLRNTRSGRIGLLVPARSLLTDEGIRVARFELVRPLKHGHITADQLEESNWEPVDPTEFQRLWQAEVDDAASNHKRERLHLATGLLLPVWDKLPSDYVRVSRISARDGRSLLGREVPLHCVPELCQALGLEDEHSFSAEQTVDAVLGTGRPMQIKSREALTLKRSLVNGAQRLELAGWSASRLDWYKAHGCFTEIIRYQTRLFVPTTNAVAVLARLAGQI, from the coding sequence ATGAGTGATGAGAATGGTGCTCCTGTTCTCTGTCGTTCGGCGCTTGCCGCGCGCGACCGCATGATCGAGCAGCTCTGTGCCTTGCCGCCGATCGCGACGGCGCTCGATGCGATCATCGAACGGTTCGGTGTCGATCAGGTCGCCGAAGTCACCGGCCGTACCCGCCGCCTGATCGTCGGGCGCGATGGACGCCAGGTGCTCCAGTCGCGCTCTCCGCGCGCCAATGTGGCCGAAACGCGAGATTTTATGGACGGGACAAAGCGGATTCTGGTTTTCTCCGATGCCGGTGGCACCGGCCGCAGTTATCATGCCGACCTTGCGGCAAAGAACCAGATGCGCCGGGTCCACTTCCTGCTTGAGCCGGGCTGGCGGGCCGATGCCGCAATTCAGGGCCTTGGCCGTACCAACCGCACCAATCAGGCGTCGGCTCCGCTGTTCCGCCCGGTGACCACCGACGTGCGTGGCGAACGTCGGTTTATATCGACCATTGCACGTCGGCTCGACAGTCTCGGGGCACTGACCCGAGGGCAGCGCCAGACAGGTGGGCAGAACCTCTTCGATCCTGCCGACAATCTCGAGAGCACCTACGCCAAGGAGGCGCTCCATCGCTGGTTCGGCCTGTTGTTCGCAGGCAAGCTGGAAGCCGTTACGCTTTCTCGGTTTGAGGAATTGAGCGGGCTCAGGGTCGAAGGGCCCGACGGCGGGATGGTCGATGACCTGCCAACAATCCAGCGCTGGCTCAATCGCATCCTCGCATTGCCGATTGCTCTGCAAAACGGCGTATTTGACGAGTTTCTCGGCCTCGTCGAAGCGCGGATCGATGCAGCACGCCAGGCCGGCACGCTCGACATTGGGGTCGAGACCATTCCGGTGGAGCATTACGAGGTGCTGACCGACACGCTACTGCGCACCGATGCGCTGTCGGGCGCGACTACGCATCTCCTGGAACTCGAGATCGCCCGCGCGCTCAAGCCTTTGCGTCTCGAACGCCTCGAGGATCTCTACGGCTTTTCACGTGCGCGTCAGCAGCTTCTCCGTAATACGCGCTCAGGCCGGATCGGGCTGCTTGTCCCAGCGCGCAGCCTGCTCACAGACGAAGGTATACGGGTGGCCCGTTTCGAACTTGTCCGCCCCTTGAAGCACGGACACATCACTGCCGATCAACTCGAAGAGAGCAATTGGGAACCGGTGGACCCAACCGAATTTCAGCGCCTGTGGCAGGCGGAGGTCGATGACGCCGCATCAAATCACAAGCGCGAGCGACTGCATCTTGCAACCGGCCTGCTGCTTCCGGTGTGGGACAAACTACCTTCCGACTATGTTCGGGTCAGCCGGATCTCGGCGCGAGACGGACGCTCGCTGTTAGGTCGGGAGGTTCCGCTTCATTGCGTGCCCGAACTGTGCCAGGCGCTTGGGCTCGAAGACGAACATTCCTTTTCGGCAGAGCAGACCGTCGATGCGGTGCTCGGGACAGGGCGACCGATGCAAATCAAAAGCCGCGAAGCGCTTACGCTCAAGCGCAGCCTCGTGAATGGCGCGCAGCGGCTCGAACTGGCTGGTTGGTCGGCGTCGCGCCTCGATTGGTACAAGGCACATGGGTGCTTCACCGAGATCATACGCTATCAGACGCGGCTTTTCGTCCCGACGACGAACGCAGTGGCGGTCTTGGCGCGGCTTGCAGGCCAAATTTGA
- a CDS encoding tyrosine-type recombinase/integrase, whose translation MRTRSSLPFRTAPLRVEDSPSHGTLLAAFLSSLSLDERSGCAVLYGAAVRHFLHWLDLHEIAIRTIDDRAVRRFEKHRCRCHRYSAQQAHYKADQAARVRRFVRFLEDQGYVEVDDGIDDLPRHLADYSDAIDRLQLAEGPAQAYRSEAEHFMAWLRITRRQWIDIDDTIIDQYAAHDCRCPVWRKRGKLVATGTKRRRRCARHFVEFLRGRGVIPSVEPVADDDPHMSAYLTWLKQHRGVTDETIRRYRTDIRRLMPMLGEPSQWDAAGLRSAFQRRSKETPGSASLLVTIMRSYIRFLVVRGECRPALLHAVPSVQRYRLSTLPRHVDPATIERIIAACPTDRPVEVRDKAIILLLARLGLRAADVQDMRLDDIDWRSGHLTVKGKTRRPDRLPLPQDVGDAILAYLAAARPEAAEEHLFLRAQAPFRPFRSSAEIAGIVARTRDRGGIEGVSTGSHIFRHSLATNLLRAGAGLESVGTILRHSSPETTAIYAKVDLPMLMKIAQPWPGEPSC comes from the coding sequence ATGCGAACACGATCATCACTGCCGTTTCGGACTGCCCCGCTCCGGGTCGAAGATTCGCCCAGTCACGGCACTCTTCTCGCCGCATTTCTCTCCTCTCTGTCGCTCGACGAGAGGTCAGGCTGTGCGGTTCTGTATGGCGCGGCGGTCCGCCATTTCCTGCATTGGCTGGACCTGCACGAGATCGCGATCCGCACGATTGACGATCGGGCTGTCCGGCGGTTCGAGAAGCATCGGTGTCGGTGCCACCGGTATTCGGCGCAGCAAGCGCACTACAAGGCTGACCAAGCAGCAAGGGTCAGGCGCTTCGTCCGGTTCCTGGAAGATCAAGGCTACGTCGAAGTCGACGACGGGATCGACGATCTGCCACGGCACCTCGCTGACTATTCCGATGCGATCGATCGCCTGCAACTCGCCGAGGGACCCGCGCAGGCCTATCGGTCCGAGGCCGAGCATTTCATGGCCTGGCTTCGCATTACGCGACGCCAATGGATCGATATCGACGACACGATCATCGACCAGTACGCTGCGCATGATTGCCGATGCCCGGTATGGCGCAAGCGCGGCAAGCTGGTCGCCACGGGCACGAAGCGGCGGCGGCGATGCGCACGGCACTTCGTCGAGTTCCTGCGAGGCCGCGGTGTCATCCCATCGGTTGAACCGGTGGCTGACGATGACCCGCACATGTCGGCTTACCTCACGTGGCTCAAGCAACATCGCGGCGTCACCGATGAGACGATCCGGCGCTACCGGACCGATATCAGACGGCTCATGCCGATGCTGGGCGAGCCTTCGCAATGGGATGCCGCCGGACTCAGGAGCGCATTTCAACGACGAAGCAAGGAGACGCCGGGCTCGGCATCGCTGCTCGTCACGATAATGAGGAGCTACATCCGGTTTCTGGTCGTGCGTGGCGAGTGCCGGCCTGCATTGTTGCATGCAGTTCCATCAGTGCAGCGCTACCGCCTTTCGACGCTGCCGCGCCACGTCGACCCGGCAACGATCGAGAGGATCATTGCGGCCTGCCCGACAGATCGTCCGGTAGAAGTCCGGGACAAGGCCATCATTCTCCTGCTCGCCAGGCTCGGCCTGAGGGCTGCCGATGTTCAGGACATGCGTCTCGACGACATCGACTGGCGGTCCGGCCACCTGACGGTCAAGGGCAAGACGCGTCGACCGGACCGTCTGCCATTGCCGCAGGATGTCGGCGACGCGATCTTGGCATATCTTGCGGCAGCCCGCCCGGAGGCCGCCGAAGAGCATCTGTTCCTGCGTGCACAAGCACCGTTTCGGCCATTCCGCTCGTCCGCCGAGATCGCGGGCATCGTCGCTCGAACGCGCGACCGCGGTGGGATCGAAGGAGTGTCGACCGGGTCGCACATATTCCGGCATTCGCTTGCCACCAACCTGCTGCGCGCGGGCGCAGGCCTGGAGTCCGTTGGGACCATCCTGCGTCACAGCTCGCCTGAGACCACTGCCATCTACGCCAAGGTCGATCTGCCGATGCTCATGAAGATCGCGCAGCCATGGCCGGGAGAACCGTCATGCTGA
- a CDS encoding tyrosine-type recombinase/integrase, which produces MLNMHISRYVSLHRSLGRKFSEQERLLRQYADFAGRAGDRHTQVQRIYDWCHTASSQNVARHRFDAVRNFSLFAHAEDPAHEVPPAGVFGRGKRPRPTPTIIEPEQVRAIMTAVLDVAPQGTISPYTYHYLFGLLAATGLRISEALALQCNDLVEDGLIVRNGKFGKQRLITLQPSTRQALEAYLATRARLGATGNDLFVTIRGRAPHKVRAHVVFVRLARQLGYRGPTGTAGMRLHDLRHTFAVRSLESCPRDREAIAHHMAGLSVYLGHASVANTYWYLEATPVLLRDIAVASEQLYRGEAA; this is translated from the coding sequence ATGCTGAACATGCACATTTCCAGATACGTCTCGCTCCATCGCAGCTTGGGACGGAAGTTCTCCGAACAGGAACGCTTGCTGCGCCAATACGCCGATTTCGCCGGCCGCGCCGGTGACCGGCACACCCAAGTGCAGCGCATTTACGACTGGTGCCACACGGCAAGCTCGCAGAACGTGGCCCGCCATAGGTTCGACGCCGTACGTAACTTCAGCCTTTTCGCTCATGCTGAAGATCCAGCTCACGAGGTTCCGCCTGCGGGCGTCTTCGGTCGGGGCAAGCGGCCACGCCCGACCCCGACCATCATCGAACCGGAACAGGTCCGGGCGATCATGACCGCGGTATTGGACGTTGCGCCCCAAGGCACGATCAGCCCGTACACGTATCATTATCTGTTCGGCCTGCTGGCGGCGACAGGTCTCCGGATTTCCGAGGCCCTCGCTCTTCAATGCAACGATCTGGTCGAGGATGGCCTGATCGTCCGCAACGGCAAGTTCGGCAAGCAGCGGCTGATTACCTTGCAGCCATCGACCCGTCAGGCGCTCGAAGCATATCTCGCCACCCGAGCAAGGCTTGGCGCCACGGGCAATGACCTGTTCGTGACCATTCGGGGGAGAGCACCACACAAGGTGCGCGCCCACGTGGTGTTCGTCAGGCTGGCCCGGCAGCTCGGATACCGCGGACCGACCGGAACGGCCGGGATGCGGTTACACGACCTGCGGCACACTTTCGCCGTGCGTTCCCTTGAGTCCTGTCCGCGCGACAGGGAAGCCATCGCACACCACATGGCCGGACTCAGCGTATATCTGGGGCATGCGTCGGTCGCCAACACCTATTGGTATCTCGAGGCCACTCCGGTGCTGCTGCGCGATATCGCTGTCGCCAGCGAGCAACTTTACCGGGGAGAAGCGGCATGA
- a CDS encoding tyrosine-type recombinase/integrase: MTALAPHLSIYLREHLPRERAVSPHTVKTYANCFVLLVQFAADRLKRRPTDLEIEDLGTDMIMAFLDHVENGRGSCVRTRNGRLAAIRSFFRYIEYRIPACLDQALRVRSIPTKKTDKALIDYLDRAEIKALLDAPDPRTRLGTRDRAMLHLAYAGGLRVSELVTLQLRDFPDRFLSTVHIMGKGRRERVLPLWKETQFALRAWLAIRPDAQAAEIFLNASGQPMTRDGFAFRLAEHVKRAAEKQPSILGKRVTPHVLRHSCAMHTLAATGDIRKVALWLGHASIQSTETYLRADPEEKLQILAAHGAPAIKPGRFKPPSDALITMLTDVRRRA, translated from the coding sequence ATGACGGCACTCGCTCCGCACCTCTCGATCTACCTGCGTGAACATCTGCCGCGCGAACGTGCTGTCAGTCCGCACACGGTGAAGACCTATGCCAACTGCTTTGTCCTCCTGGTCCAGTTCGCTGCCGATCGGCTGAAGCGTCGGCCGACCGATCTCGAGATCGAGGATCTCGGCACCGACATGATCATGGCCTTCCTTGACCATGTCGAGAACGGTCGCGGCAGCTGTGTTCGGACCCGCAATGGCAGGCTCGCCGCGATCCGGTCCTTCTTCCGCTACATCGAGTATCGTATTCCGGCCTGCCTGGATCAGGCCCTTCGCGTCAGATCGATCCCTACCAAGAAGACCGACAAGGCGCTGATCGACTACCTCGACCGGGCAGAGATCAAGGCTTTGCTCGACGCCCCGGATCCCCGGACACGCCTTGGCACCCGCGATCGCGCAATGCTGCATCTGGCCTATGCTGGCGGGCTGAGGGTGTCGGAACTCGTAACGCTACAACTGCGCGATTTCCCGGACCGCTTCCTGTCCACCGTGCACATCATGGGCAAGGGACGGCGTGAACGGGTCCTCCCGCTCTGGAAGGAGACTCAGTTCGCATTGCGCGCGTGGCTTGCGATCCGCCCCGATGCGCAAGCTGCCGAGATATTCCTCAATGCCAGCGGGCAACCCATGACCCGCGACGGATTTGCGTTCCGTTTGGCGGAGCACGTCAAGCGCGCGGCAGAGAAGCAGCCGTCGATCCTTGGCAAGCGCGTAACACCGCACGTGCTGCGCCACTCCTGCGCAATGCACACGCTCGCGGCGACAGGGGACATTCGCAAAGTCGCATTGTGGCTCGGCCATGCCAGCATCCAGAGCACCGAGACCTATTTGCGCGCCGATCCCGAGGAGAAGCTGCAGATTCTCGCGGCGCACGGCGCTCCTGCCATCAAGCCCGGGCGCTTCAAGCCGCCATCCGATGCCCTGATCACGATGCTCACCGACGTTCGAAGGCGGGCCTAG
- a CDS encoding strawberry notch family protein, whose protein sequence is MSHANTAFAFSDPAEPQVLAAARALAARLAADQAISRVTVNAMMADHFGGSDAEGRWSVRDAHAALELAQVLFLAQATEFSPAMSSSFADEAFTRLEGLVPTQSNRSDEQIEWQQFATPPRLAWMAAKACAISAAELVLEPSAGTGMLGVWAAKAAARLALNEISPLRRECLGTVFPEATVTGFDGELIDELLTPDVGPSVVLMNPPYSHGIERGHDSRTGDRHLRSAWKRLMPGGRLVAVMPEWFELPKFLAGIAGPLSLRLNATIERGFIKQGTSISTRLVVLDKAEDGTSPIIAQPANFAELHLLIDMLPDRVSLPAGPSIGIKPALPLRLVANRAKPVPLKVHPTAAVPSILPLDFTPLEAPAPIESQVGHYLPYRPSRISIADAVSHPTPLVESVAMGSITAPVPEVVPQLPSSIIAGGVLSAAQAETLIYAASAHARDLPGRFEPDDMGCALKASAEGHAYRMGYFLGDGTGAGKGRQVASVILDRWVRNERRHIWISKNEALLEDARRDWSALGGLPIDVQPLGQWKLGVPIGMREGILFVTYPTLRSGRSDATRLDQILEWAGEDFDGLIVFDEAHAMANAAGGEGSRGKVKGSEQGIAGVRIQNLLPRARVLYASATGASDVNNLAYATRLGLWGPETAFANREAFVADIRDGGIAAMELVARDLKSLGLYAARALSFAGVEYEILEHCLTPDQVAVYDAYADAWAIIHANLREALEATRIVDTDSGETLNSGAKSAALSVFEGTKQRFFAQLLLSMKLPSLLPAIDTALADGNAVVVQLVSTAEAMLNRRLADLSDAEREALEIDLSPREYV, encoded by the coding sequence ATGTCACACGCAAATACCGCTTTCGCATTCTCCGATCCCGCCGAGCCGCAAGTGCTGGCTGCGGCGAGGGCGCTGGCCGCGCGGCTCGCTGCAGATCAAGCAATTTCACGGGTCACTGTGAATGCAATGATGGCCGATCACTTCGGCGGTAGCGACGCCGAAGGACGCTGGTCCGTACGCGATGCCCATGCCGCACTTGAATTGGCGCAGGTGCTGTTCCTGGCGCAGGCAACTGAATTCTCACCTGCAATGTCATCCAGCTTTGCCGATGAGGCTTTCACGCGCCTTGAAGGTCTGGTCCCGACCCAGTCCAACCGGAGCGACGAGCAGATCGAGTGGCAACAATTCGCGACGCCGCCCCGTCTGGCCTGGATGGCTGCAAAGGCATGCGCGATTTCTGCCGCTGAACTGGTTCTCGAACCGTCGGCCGGGACCGGGATGCTGGGCGTATGGGCAGCAAAGGCAGCTGCGCGTCTCGCTCTCAACGAGATATCGCCGCTGCGCCGCGAATGCTTGGGCACTGTGTTTCCGGAGGCGACAGTCACGGGATTTGACGGGGAACTGATCGACGAACTTCTCACGCCCGACGTGGGTCCGAGCGTGGTGCTGATGAACCCGCCCTATTCACACGGTATCGAGAGGGGCCACGATAGCCGCACTGGCGACCGGCACTTACGTTCTGCCTGGAAGCGCCTTATGCCCGGTGGCCGCCTGGTCGCTGTGATGCCCGAATGGTTCGAGCTTCCGAAGTTCCTCGCCGGGATCGCTGGTCCCCTCTCGTTGCGCCTCAACGCGACGATTGAGCGCGGTTTCATCAAGCAGGGCACCTCAATCTCAACCCGGCTCGTGGTTCTCGACAAAGCTGAGGATGGTACCAGCCCGATCATCGCCCAGCCGGCAAACTTTGCCGAGCTTCATCTGCTGATCGATATGCTCCCTGACCGGGTAAGCCTGCCCGCGGGACCCAGCATCGGCATCAAGCCAGCATTGCCGCTTCGACTGGTGGCGAACAGGGCGAAACCAGTTCCACTTAAGGTCCATCCAACCGCTGCGGTGCCGTCGATCCTGCCGCTTGATTTTACTCCGCTCGAAGCACCTGCGCCGATCGAAAGCCAGGTTGGGCATTATTTGCCCTACCGGCCGAGCCGGATCTCAATTGCGGATGCGGTCTCCCACCCGACCCCGCTGGTCGAATCTGTCGCGATGGGTTCGATAACCGCACCCGTGCCTGAAGTGGTGCCTCAGCTTCCTTCGAGTATCATTGCTGGAGGCGTCCTATCCGCTGCGCAGGCCGAGACCCTGATCTATGCCGCAAGCGCGCATGCCCGCGATCTGCCGGGCCGGTTCGAGCCCGACGACATGGGCTGCGCTTTGAAGGCGAGCGCTGAGGGGCACGCCTACCGCATGGGCTACTTTCTTGGTGACGGAACTGGCGCAGGTAAAGGCAGACAAGTCGCATCTGTCATCCTCGACCGGTGGGTGAGGAATGAACGGCGCCACATCTGGATTTCCAAGAACGAAGCTCTGCTCGAAGATGCCCGCCGCGACTGGAGCGCGCTCGGCGGCCTTCCCATCGATGTCCAGCCCCTTGGCCAATGGAAGCTCGGTGTCCCGATCGGGATGCGCGAGGGCATACTCTTCGTGACTTATCCGACACTGCGTTCGGGTCGAAGCGACGCGACCCGGCTCGATCAGATTCTCGAATGGGCAGGGGAGGACTTCGACGGGCTCATCGTCTTCGACGAAGCCCATGCGATGGCCAACGCCGCAGGCGGGGAGGGCTCACGTGGTAAGGTCAAGGGATCGGAGCAGGGCATTGCCGGTGTTCGCATCCAGAATCTGCTGCCGCGCGCCCGCGTGCTCTACGCTTCGGCGACCGGGGCATCCGACGTCAATAATCTCGCCTATGCCACCCGTCTTGGCCTCTGGGGTCCCGAGACGGCTTTTGCCAATCGCGAAGCCTTCGTCGCAGATATCCGCGATGGCGGTATCGCTGCAATGGAACTGGTTGCGCGCGATCTGAAGTCACTGGGGCTGTACGCGGCGAGGGCACTTTCATTCGCCGGAGTTGAGTACGAGATTCTCGAGCATTGCCTGACCCCCGACCAGGTAGCGGTTTATGACGCCTATGCAGACGCCTGGGCAATCATTCATGCCAACCTGCGCGAAGCTCTCGAGGCAACGCGGATCGTCGACACTGACAGTGGCGAGACACTCAATTCAGGTGCCAAATCGGCTGCGCTTTCGGTGTTTGAAGGCACCAAGCAGCGCTTCTTCGCGCAGCTCCTTCTATCCATGAAACTGCCGAGCCTGCTGCCTGCGATTGATACGGCACTTGCCGACGGCAACGCTGTTGTAGTGCAACTTGTCTCGACCGCCGAAGCCATGCTCAACCGCCGCCTCGCTGATCTCTCCGATGCGGAACGTGAAGCACTCGAAATCGATCTCTCCCCTCGCGAATACGTGTAA